A stretch of Aureispira sp. CCB-E DNA encodes these proteins:
- a CDS encoding Crp/Fnr family transcriptional regulator, protein MVELLLTRLGKYASLTEEEATYLAEHLVIKKYAKNEVIFSEGNIARTIYFVLEGCVRLYYNVEGIDKTAFFYTEGDFICAGESYNLEVPAIENYQAIEDSIVVLFDKSWNEKLMHAFPVFQHIALVATENELIACQKMLASFVTQSPTQRYVKLLESDGDLFLRVPQQYIASYLGVSPETLSRIKKRIANKRLLDDGQE, encoded by the coding sequence ATGGTAGAATTATTATTAACAAGACTAGGGAAGTATGCCTCTTTAACAGAAGAAGAAGCAACTTATTTAGCAGAACATTTGGTGATAAAAAAATATGCTAAAAATGAAGTGATTTTTTCAGAAGGAAATATAGCTCGAACGATTTACTTTGTTTTAGAAGGATGTGTGCGATTATATTATAATGTAGAAGGAATTGACAAAACGGCATTTTTTTATACCGAAGGAGATTTTATTTGTGCAGGAGAGAGCTATAATTTAGAAGTTCCAGCTATAGAAAACTATCAAGCTATAGAGGACAGTATTGTTGTTCTATTCGATAAAAGTTGGAATGAAAAATTAATGCATGCTTTTCCTGTTTTTCAACACATCGCCTTGGTAGCGACAGAGAATGAATTAATTGCTTGCCAAAAAATGTTGGCTTCTTTTGTTACGCAAAGCCCAACGCAACGTTATGTTAAGTTGTTGGAAAGTGATGGGGATTTATTCTTGAGAGTTCCACAGCAATATATTGCTTCTTATTTGGGGGTTTCTCCAGAAACATTGAGTCGGATAAAAAAAAGAATTGCTAACAAACGCTTACTTGACGATGGTCAAGAATAA
- a CDS encoding GAF domain-containing protein, which produces MAFDKHQAYEQAINEINAILEGETNMILKMATINCVLKQHLPYYYWVGFYCVNKGQLIVGPYQGTLGCLHIPFSKGICGRAARMEATQLVENVHEDPSHIACDSRTNSEIVLPVWDNEGQLIAVFDVDSTTLASFDAVDQSYLEPLLELHFKENELIKSYQ; this is translated from the coding sequence ATGGCATTTGATAAGCATCAAGCATACGAACAAGCTATTAATGAGATTAATGCTATCTTGGAAGGGGAGACGAATATGATTTTGAAAATGGCAACGATTAATTGCGTTTTGAAACAGCATTTGCCTTATTATTATTGGGTTGGTTTTTATTGTGTGAACAAGGGACAATTAATAGTGGGACCTTATCAAGGAACCTTAGGGTGCTTGCACATTCCTTTTTCTAAGGGCATTTGTGGTCGTGCTGCTCGAATGGAGGCGACCCAGTTGGTTGAAAATGTGCATGAAGACCCCTCGCATATTGCTTGTGATAGTCGCACAAACTCAGAAATAGTATTGCCTGTTTGGGACAACGAAGGTCAGTTGATTGCTGTCTTTGATGTAGATAGTACGACTTTGGCTTCTTTTGATGCTGTCGATCAGTCTTATTTAGAGCCCTTGTTGGAATTACATTTTAAGGAAAATGAGTTAATCAAATCATACCAATAG
- a CDS encoding sugar O-acetyltransferase: MTEKQKMLAGLAYDSRDTELLDLYHNARSLLRRLNHIDSRDTSQRQHLLEQLLGSVGEHVWLETPFFCDYGELIFIGHNTFIHGNCTFIDNHTITIGNNSLIGPSVQIYTASHPLQASERVYTDPSHPNKTRYKTYSSPVKIGHNTWIGGNSIILPGVTIGDNTTIGAGSVVASDIPSGVLAVGNPCRVVGPLENREPS, from the coding sequence ATGACAGAAAAACAAAAAATGCTTGCTGGACTTGCCTATGATTCTAGAGATACCGAATTATTAGACCTATATCATAACGCACGAAGTCTTCTGAGAAGATTAAACCATATAGATAGCCGTGATACTTCACAAAGACAACATTTATTAGAGCAGCTATTAGGAAGTGTTGGGGAGCACGTCTGGTTAGAAACGCCATTTTTTTGCGATTATGGAGAGCTTATTTTTATAGGACACAATACATTTATTCATGGCAATTGTACGTTCATAGATAATCATACAATTACGATTGGTAATAATAGCCTTATTGGTCCCTCTGTTCAAATATACACCGCTTCACATCCATTACAAGCCTCTGAACGGGTCTACACCGACCCATCGCACCCAAATAAAACGCGTTACAAAACCTACTCTAGTCCTGTTAAAATTGGGCACAACACATGGATTGGTGGCAATAGCATTATTTTACCTGGGGTTACCATTGGAGACAACACCACCATTGGAGCTGGTTCAGTTGTCGCATCCGATATACCTTCAGGCGTCTTAGCCGTTGGTAATCCCTGTCGGGTTGTTGGTCCCTTAGAAAATCGAGAGCCTTCTTAA
- a CDS encoding SDR family oxidoreductase, whose product MKTKQVLLAGGTGYLGGYVLQELLQKGHRTRAIVRSLKKINTQHPLLELKEGQVTQKESLKGICEGIDVVISTVGITRQKDGLTYMDVDYQANLNLLEEAKRAGVQKFIYVSAINGDALRDLKIFEAKERFVDALKESGLAYVVLRPNGFFSDMKDFLKMAKNGRVYLFGDGNCQLNPIHGADLAEVCVTSIGKSTREVVVGGPDLFTQNELAELALEAWGNKVKIVHLPDWIRRGIIFIMRTFTSSKTYGPIEFFLTAMAVDNIAPKYGQKRLKYFFEQEVSNIK is encoded by the coding sequence ATGAAAACAAAACAAGTATTATTAGCAGGTGGAACAGGTTATTTAGGTGGTTATGTGTTGCAAGAATTGTTACAGAAAGGGCATCGAACAAGGGCGATTGTTAGGTCTTTGAAAAAGATTAATACTCAACATCCGTTGTTGGAGTTGAAAGAAGGACAAGTGACTCAAAAGGAAAGTTTAAAAGGGATATGTGAAGGAATTGATGTGGTTATCAGTACGGTCGGGATTACTAGGCAGAAAGATGGGCTAACATATATGGATGTGGATTATCAGGCTAATTTAAATCTCTTGGAAGAAGCCAAACGAGCAGGAGTACAGAAATTTATTTATGTTTCCGCTATTAATGGGGATGCTCTTAGAGACTTGAAAATATTTGAAGCCAAAGAGCGTTTTGTAGATGCCTTAAAGGAGTCAGGACTGGCATATGTAGTGCTTCGACCCAATGGGTTTTTCTCAGACATGAAGGATTTTTTGAAAATGGCTAAAAATGGACGCGTATATTTATTCGGAGATGGAAACTGTCAATTAAACCCTATTCATGGAGCAGATTTGGCAGAGGTTTGTGTTACTAGTATTGGTAAAAGTACTAGAGAAGTGGTTGTAGGAGGTCCTGATTTGTTTACACAAAATGAGTTGGCAGAATTGGCGTTAGAGGCATGGGGAAATAAAGTTAAAATTGTACATTTGCCGGACTGGATACGCCGAGGAATTATTTTTATAATGAGAACATTTACTTCTTCTAAAACGTATGGTCCTATTGAGTTTTTCTTGACAGCTATGGCAGTAGATAATATAGCTCCTAAATATGGTCAAAAACGTTTAAAATATTTCTTTGAACAAGAAGTTAGCAATATAAAGTAA